A genomic region of Eucalyptus grandis isolate ANBG69807.140 chromosome 5, ASM1654582v1, whole genome shotgun sequence contains the following coding sequences:
- the LOC120293699 gene encoding increased DNA methylation 2-like, with amino-acid sequence MAIDNIVFIDKPSPSYLREEVVARFKTLTGPQDFILEKDATKLPIYVTDEVFYEVIAREGHSEGQPYFSVPCRGSHGRKCNISMAFSPLNTTGAAATCSAGVGVVWNAEVELAGSIIGRVTLAESDNVSPPGVRIDQTTAFSCEFNMDGEVLIEGEIATGGNTVESRTGNPCPPGHLSLRFQLPSCVYPRRDNCNFRSNGIFEGIVKKQIEN; translated from the exons ATGGCAATAGATAACATCGTCTTCATCGATAAACCCAGCCCCTCTTACCTCAGGGAAGAGGTTGTTGCGAGGTTTAAGACTTTGACTGGGCCGCAGGATTTCATTCTGGAGAAGGATGCTACCAAGCTACCTATTTATGTCACCGATGAGGTGTTTTATGAAGTGATAGCACGAGAGGGGCATTCTGAGGGACAACCTTATTTCTCCGTGCCCTGTCGTGGTTCTCATGGAAGAAAATGCAACATCAGCATGGCTTTTTCTCCGCTCAATACGACAGGTGCCGCTGCCACCTGTAGTGCTGGAGTTGGAGTGGTTTGGAATGCGGAAGTGGAGCTTGCAGGATCCATCATAGGGCGTGTGACCCTTGCAGAGTCTGACAACGTTTCACCTCCAGGGGTCAGAATAGATCAAA CTACAGCCTTTAGCTGTGAATTCAACATGGATGGCGAGGTCTTGATCGAAGGAGAGATTGCTACAGGTGGGAACACGGTTGAAAGCAGAACAGGAAACCCTTGTCCACCTGGACACCTCTCTCTCCGTTTTCAGCTGCCCAGTTGTGTCTATCCCAGACGTGACAACTGCAACTTTCGCTCAAATGGGATCTTCGAAGGAATTGTGAAGAAGCAGATCGAAAATTGA